The Arachis duranensis cultivar V14167 chromosome 9, aradu.V14167.gnm2.J7QH, whole genome shotgun sequence genomic sequence TGGGGACATTCAGGTAATATTGGAAGCCATTTGATTTAATCAAGTAATTTGCCCTGAGTATAATTATGTTAttgttaatataattatatactgACAGTTATAACGAAAATGTGATATTGTAGGATTCATGGATGTTGATATGTGATCACTTTATGCTGCGTATCCATACAACCAAATTGTTGAGGGGCATTTACGGGAGATTggtttttatcatgtttttcAGATTGGAGTCATCCAATGTCAATCAGCAATGATTAATGCTCTAATTGAGAGATGGCGGCCTGAGACTCACACATTTTATTATCCAGTTGGTGAGTGTGCTGTGCCGTTGGAGGATGTTGTGATAATTCTCGGTCTGCCGACAAATGGTCTTCCGGTTACAGGATCGACCATGAGTAGTTTTGAGGCCTTGGAGGCCGAGTGCTTGCACCAGTTTGGGATTGCACCGAGGAAGACGGACTGTAGAGAAAGCTTTATAAAATTGACGTAGTTTAGGGGTTTGAAAGATCGCATAGTGTTGACTGATGATATTCACATTCAGAGGTACGTAAAGTGTCACATAATGTTGTTATTTGGGACAATTCTGTTTGGAGACAAGTTGGGTGCAGCGGTGCACTGGAAATTTTTGCCTTTGCTCCATAACTTCACTGGGATCATACAGTTTGGTTGTGGGTTCGGCATGCCTCGCACACTTGTATAGATTATTGAAAACATTTCATGCATGCTCACTTCATCAATCACgtattttgtttgaaattgaATGAACCCACCAAATACAGATAAACGATACCTGTACAAAATACACGATATTCTCCTAGATATTTGAGAATTTATCTTCTCACAAATCAGACCTTTTAATTTCTCAAATGACAATgtgaacaaaataataatatctaatgtATTTTCACATACAAATTGAACTCCCTCGTATGTTTGTAATAAAATCtatctataataataaattttcaagATAACTATATCATCCATAATGATATTAAACACTCTCAATCTcactattattttttctaaaagaatGGAGGAGAAGAATGAGAGGAGAGAAAGAACATGAGTTTAGATTTGAAactcaaaatgaagaaaaagaacatgAGCTTAGATTTGAAACTcacaatgaagaagaagaagtgaagagtTCTGTGCAATTTTGGTTTATGTATACATGAACAAGTAAATCGGACGGTCTGACCGcgtttcaaatttcaaattgttTACGGATCCAAAATTGGTGGGTTCGACTAGTGTTCACTCgcattaaaaaaatttccaaACCAAAAATCGGTAGGTCCAATTTCAATCCAACCAAACTTCTACTTCATACAAATCGGACCATCCGATTTGAGTGTCTTTTTCTCCAAAAAAATTGGacaatccaattttttttcctttaattcaCAAAAAATAACCCTATCACAAAAGTGTATATCACCTCAAAACTTCATAACCCAGCATAATTCACATGTTTGCTACTCTGAAATTCCAAGATTAACAACGCTATCCATCTTCGCAAATTCAATTAACCGGTAAAAATTCGTTTCCACTTGTTTTCACTGCTCTTACTGTCTTACAAATATAATCACGCAAATCCATCAgcggagaaaaagaaaattcaatttatCGTTTCTTTTTAGTGTCTTCTTTTCTATGATATATCTTTTGATTAATTGATGCTTGCAATTCAATCAATCATTACGCAGTCACACCGTTTCCATGTTCGTTGTTAGTGCTTTGAATTTGGATTTTCTTCGCGATTTACGTTCTCATTCAAATCATTATCACATTATTTACAATTGCAATAGTTCAATCCTGAACTCTAATTCGTTTTTTCTATTGTGTAGTTCTAGTTTGGAAAATTCGGATTTACGTTCTACGCTAGGGTTTCACACTAGTTAGTTCCGGTTCACTACTATGTGTGCCTTGTTTTTAGGAAAGAAAGATTTagatgaattttgaattttctaattttttggttCATATGCATAAAGTTGGATCTAGATTTAGAAGGAAAATATCTTTTATGGTTAAATTGTGTGCTTAGGTTTAACCAATGTCAACTCGAAGGGAAAGCTCAGAGAATGGAGATACAAGGAAACGCTTGAAACCTGAGGTTCTCATTTTTATCCTTCAACAATTTTCTCATGAATTTTACCTTTCGTCCTCTTCGGCACCGTACTGTgtgttatttatttagttttgtttattcttttttgcaatttttggtAATAAATAAGGGGGAAGAAGAGGGGAAAGCTGAAGCAGATTCAGTACATACTGTACAAGAGGAAGAAATGGAGGCCAACATTACTGGATCTGAGGAAATGGAACTGAATATCTCTCTTATTCTTGAGAAAATTGAGAATTTTACTCAAAGGGTAAAGCTATATATGTGTATAATTGTTATAGCACACTGCGAATATTCTTGTGATACTTTATGGAAAtcaattttgagttttgacCTTGCTGAAATGATGGTATGCATTTAGGTGTCTGAGCTCTTGGAATCAGGGAAAACAATGTTTAAGGAATTAAGCAATGAATTTGAGGAGAAACTGATTATGTATGTGAGCTATGAAACTGAAAACTTTTGAGCCCATATACCTATTCttacttttttattgttgttttatatgATTTCCATGGTAAAACTCTTTATAACTGATAACTCATAATGTGTAGGATTCATAAGGAGCAAGTGGAGAAATGGcaggaagaaattaaagaattgCGTGCAATTGATGCCTCAAATGAGGAAGCTAATGCTGTTCTGCATAATGCTCGATATCTACTTCAGCTCAATCAGAATGATTAGTGAAGGTATTTTTCTAATGTATGTGAACATGCATTAACATAATCACTTGGCCCCATAGATCTACGAGGAAATGGTACTACCTTTGGAAGTTGGTAGAATTTTGAATTCGTGTGTTGAAGCATTAGGATCtgttttatttgatttggaGTGTGGTCATATTAGATTAAGAGAAAAGTAACAACTATGTCCTTGAAAATTTCGACCCTAGATTAATTAgctcttgaaaaaaaaaagagtaccaATTTGGTCATCCATGATAGCAAATGGTAGACATGTGACGTCCTTCTATTAATTCATCACATAAAACCTAACTAGTATAACGTGTCTATTTATGAAAGATTGTAGATAACaatttttggaacaaaattttaCTTGTCTTAGTAGGATTCGTGATAAATAGAGAGCAGTTCATAAAGATTAGATGGAAACTCAAAAGATAATGAACGCTTGATTGTTCAAAACTACATCATTTTCATGCTCATATGGCAGTTACAGTAACGGGACATGCATCACTGTAGATAATGAAATACATGGACGACTCCATTTCCTTTCGCACTCCCGTTAACAAAAGGACATACATATCCATCGTTTGTTATCGTGGAGAActtgatatttttttcttcaaaggctaaTTAGTCCAAAGTAAAAATGTTCAAGGATGTAATTAACAGATATTTTGATAACAACAGTCATAATTCATAACGTTCAAGCAAATTAGTACAATTGTCAATCCCACAAGTTGAGTAGCCTTCTCTTAATGCATTTCTTCTTTGAGTTTGCCTATGCTTGAAATTAACATGCCTTGCCTATTCCTGATGATGATTAGAGCTTTGTTAGAGCCTGACATTGTTGAAGGGGTTGATATTGAGATGATCCTGTGCAGGTTTTCGTATATCTCCTGTTTAAGTGGAAACTGTGAAGTTCGTCAtctgtattttcttttatctgGAACCAATTGGTGCATCATTATAAATActctttttattaaatatatagatGGTTAAGTGACAAGTGTGGTCTGATAGCCAAAATGCCGTATCAATTCAGTGTTGCTCTGCTTGGGAGCAAGTGtaagagggaaaaaaaaagaatgttcTTGGGCTACTATTGACAGTTTAGAACTAAATTTCGCAAACAAGTATAGAACTGATTCTTCTTACTCTCCTATACTTCATTGACTTATCTCAGTGAAAATGCGGCGATGAAGTGGGTATCTCATGCCTTTGCAACTTTCCCTTTATTCCTGTTTGAAACACCAAAAGCCATTGTTTATAGATTGCTTCTATAGATTTTATCTTTTACTTTTCGGTACTGGTGTTACATATACTGATAGGAAAAATTTCAAGTATACCGGGAACACTGATATACCTATGTGATTGAAAACAGGATGACAATATTGTACAGTGAAATATTAGGGTTtgctcattttcattttcattttcagtgataataaaaaattgagtgaAAACACTTTTGATTGCAAATTATAAGAAAATTTCcaatgaaaatattttgtaaaaccTCCGTAAATCTAAAATCAATATTTACACATTTTCAAACTTTTCTTAATTGCTGGAAACATTTTCAATAGAAAATACGGTGATGGTCTTTTTTTTtggacataattttttttggacaaaaaataaaacttttattaatagaAAAACTAAACAACACTTACAGATTACAGAGAAATACATAAGATTTAAATATGTTAGAACTTCCGTTTTATATTAGGGAGAGAAACTCTAATTTACCAAAGTTCAATCAAtatcaatttattaattccttATCAATACAATGataattttctatttataatcctaattagttaaataattcaTATGGGCCTAATTAATAGGCCTATCCTAACAATATTCTCTCCGTCAAACTAACTTTGTGGCCTTGTCCACAAggttggaaaaaaaataaaaaaacactatTTAAATTCTAAGTATAATTAGTCTTaattacaaatattaaaaaaaattagaaagtaaataattCTGAAAAACAATTATTTCTATCCTATTACATATGCAGGGTAATGCTAAGGTGATGatgtctattttttttttctcatatgaTGAACTGAGTTGGTATAGCAAGGAGAATGAcatgttttatgttctttttcATAGGAGTCAGGTATGTCTTAGAAGAGTTAGAGTTAGGTTCGGTTTGCTTCCCCTGATTGCTTTGGCTGTTTTAGGATGAGAGGTGAGTGTTAGGCCTCTTGTtgtctttgtttctttcttttctgttgtTTAGGATCTTTGACCCCCTCTattcaccaaaaaaataaaggttCGGTTTGCACTTTGCTccatactaaaattttttggtAACTTGTCAGGttattagtattattaaaaatttgttgtaATAAAGATGGATGACCACGTATGACTTAGGTAAATATCATTTTCAAGACtgaatgaatctctttataagACAAAAAGCAATAAATAAAGATTGAAAGTGGAATCACTTTACATGTATAAATAACAAGCATCGTCAGATGCATTTTACACACACAatacaaatacaaaattttctttctctttctacgTACaaagttcttttattttttctattcatatactacaacatataatattagtaGATATATTAATCATtcttattatattgagatagtaatcattgtgaatattattattaaagctatctaattatattacattattttataattacattttccttatttatttagttattttacaacacgttatcagcacgagactttgatcaaatttttaggaagactcaggtaacaaattttcattatgtcaaaactctctcatcttgaattcaatactcttgatatatctggaaacaattatttatcatggatactagatgttGAAATTCATCTTGATTTAATGGATATTGGAGATACTATTAAGGCTAAAAATAGtgcatcccagaaggataaagccaaagtcatgatttttcttcgtcgtcatcttgacgaaggattgaaaaatgaatatctcacattaaaagatcctgcagatctttggaaagaccttgaagaaaggtataatcatcagaAAATTGTGATACTTCCTCAAATCCGATATGAATGGATGCACTTGCGTCTAcaggattttaaatccataaatgaatataattctgcaatgtttcgaatcacttcacaaatgaaattatgtgggaaaaagataactgatcatgatatgttggagaaaactttctcaacctttcatgcctcgaatgtgctcctgcagtagcagtatcgagaaaaagagtttaaaaaatattctgagttaatttcttaccttcttgttgctgaacgcaacaatgaattacttttaaaaaattatgaagtgTGTCCAGTTGGCGtcgccccatttcctgaagtaaatgcggcaaatcattaccccagaagaggtaaatggcaaggttttaataacaagaaaaattatagaAGGAAAGGAATTAtattcaaaagagaggatcttACTAGAAGtggaataaaaaaagaaatatcaggcagaataaatcaacagaggataagtTTTTccattgtggtggaaagggccattggtcacgtacctgccgtaccccaaggcacctagttgatctttaCTAGACATCTTTGAAAAATGACGACAAGGAAAAAGAGTCGAATTtcgtttcaaatgatgctgaaaattccaccactcattatgatgtatctgatttctttgagtaCCCTGAATgatcatttgatcaatgatgaaataatttaatgtgtgagattgttaagtatccatgtaaataaataatgtaaaaacttattgttaagttttattttctatgtatttgagttttaaatattatgaaatattaatgtttataaattttgaaa encodes the following:
- the LOC107465042 gene encoding uncharacterized protein LOC107465042, whose protein sequence is MSTRRESSENGDTRKRLKPEGEEEGKAEADSVHTVQEEEMEANITGSEEMELNISLILEKIENFTQRVSELLESGKTMFKELSNEFEEKLIMIHKEQVEKWQEEIKELRAIDASNEEANAVLHNARYLLQLNQND